From a single Flavobacterium sp. genomic region:
- the folB gene encoding dihydroneopterin aldolase, with the protein MGTIKLQNIRTFSYHGCLIEEEKIGSDYRVDLEIKTDLRKSSQTDELADTVDYVLLNKIVVEEMAVRSKLLEHVAQRIITRCFAEIPSISRIKLAVSKLNPPIGGDVEAVTIEMEEFRN; encoded by the coding sequence ATGGGAACTATTAAATTACAAAATATTCGCACTTTTTCCTATCACGGATGTTTAATTGAAGAAGAAAAAATAGGTTCTGACTACCGAGTAGATCTAGAAATAAAAACCGATTTACGTAAATCTTCTCAAACAGATGAGTTAGCAGATACGGTTGATTATGTGCTATTGAATAAAATTGTGGTAGAAGAGATGGCGGTTCGTTCCAAATTATTAGAACATGTTGCCCAACGCATAATCACTAGATGTTTTGCTGAAATACCGTCGATTTCTCGAATAAAATTAGCAGTTTCTAAATTAAATCCACCTATTGGAGGCGATGTAGAAGCAGTTACGATAGAAATGGAAGAGTTTAGAAATTAA
- a CDS encoding LysE family translocator, whose amino-acid sequence MHLQDILTAIPWGLLLAFSIGPGFFVLLETSITKGFRAAFTFDLGIVFGDIIFILIAYLSTNQLLEQLKDNPTLFIIGGIIMLVYGLVSFIMLKRNFKKQQDEEQDDDNIPKKNYFALFFKGFLLNFINIGVLGFWMMIIITYGPQMEMNTSRISIFFASILAFYLAFDVAKILLAKQLKHKLIPANIYKIKRVISLVISIFGLFFILQGFFPKEKEMITNKLLPDTAVSE is encoded by the coding sequence TTGCATTTACAAGACATACTTACCGCAATCCCTTGGGGACTTTTGTTAGCTTTTTCAATTGGTCCTGGTTTTTTTGTATTACTAGAAACTAGTATTACCAAAGGTTTTAGAGCTGCTTTTACTTTTGATTTAGGAATTGTTTTTGGAGATATTATCTTTATTTTGATTGCTTATTTAAGTACCAATCAACTTTTAGAACAATTAAAAGATAATCCCACCTTGTTTATTATTGGCGGAATTATCATGTTGGTTTACGGTTTGGTTTCTTTTATCATGCTAAAACGTAATTTTAAAAAGCAACAAGACGAAGAACAAGACGACGATAACATTCCAAAAAAAAATTATTTCGCTTTGTTTTTTAAAGGTTTTTTATTGAATTTTATTAATATTGGAGTTTTAGGTTTTTGGATGATGATTATCATTACATACGGACCACAAATGGAAATGAATACTTCTCGTATTTCTATCTTTTTTGCTTCTATTTTAGCTTTTTATTTAGCATTTGATGTCGCTAAAATATTATTAGCAAAGCAATTGAAACACAAATTAATTCCAGCAAACATCTACAAAATTAAAAGAGTAATTAGTTTGGTTATTTCCATTTTTGGATTGTTTTTTATACTCCAAGGTTTTTTCCCAAAAGAAAAAGAAATGATAACCAATAAGTTATTACCTGATACTGCAGTTTCTGAATAA
- the gltX gene encoding glutamate--tRNA ligase, producing MSVRVRFAPSPTGPLHIGGVRTALFNYLFAKKHGGTFYLRIEDTDQTRFVPGAEAYIFEALEWLGIAPEETVGKNEKFGPYRQSERKAMYQQYADQLINSGWAYYAFDTAESLDAMRKEAEANGKTFIYNHSVREQLDNSLTVSREKVAERIANGEHYVIRFKTPVNEILELKDIIRGDIKFDTNLLDDKVLFKSDGMPTYHLANIVDDHLMETSHVIRGEEWLPSMPLHVLLYKAFGWIAPEFAHLPLILKPIGNGKLSKRDGDKMGFPVFPLEWKTEEGTSSGYRENGFFPEAVINFLALLGWNDGTEQEIFSLEELVEKFDLNRIHKAGAKFDPEKNKWFNHQYLIGKSDKELAVNFSENLEKRGVSTSIDLERVVSLIKERAHFVNEFWDLADYFFEAPTTYDEKAAKNWKEETPVLMQQVISELNKIENFTSVNIETLLKEWMATNEIGMGKVMQPLRLSLVGALKGPHLFDIIEMIGKTETVERIEKAIERL from the coding sequence ATGTCAGTAAGAGTAAGATTTGCACCAAGTCCAACAGGACCTTTGCATATTGGTGGTGTTCGTACCGCTTTATTCAATTATTTATTTGCCAAAAAACATGGTGGTACTTTTTATTTACGCATTGAAGATACCGATCAAACGCGTTTTGTTCCAGGAGCAGAAGCTTATATTTTTGAAGCTTTAGAATGGTTAGGAATTGCGCCAGAAGAAACCGTTGGAAAGAATGAAAAATTCGGACCTTATCGTCAAAGCGAACGTAAAGCGATGTATCAACAATATGCGGATCAATTGATTAATTCAGGTTGGGCGTATTATGCTTTTGATACGGCTGAGAGTTTAGATGCGATGCGAAAAGAAGCAGAAGCAAATGGAAAAACGTTTATTTACAATCATTCGGTTAGAGAACAATTGGATAACTCGTTGACAGTTTCACGTGAGAAAGTAGCAGAACGAATTGCAAATGGAGAACATTATGTAATCCGTTTTAAAACACCTGTGAATGAAATTTTAGAATTGAAAGACATTATTCGTGGCGATATTAAGTTTGATACAAATTTATTAGACGATAAAGTATTATTCAAATCAGATGGAATGCCAACCTACCATTTAGCTAATATTGTGGATGACCATTTAATGGAAACTTCGCACGTGATTCGTGGAGAAGAATGGTTGCCATCAATGCCTTTACACGTTTTATTATACAAAGCATTTGGATGGATTGCACCCGAATTTGCGCATTTACCCTTGATTTTAAAACCAATTGGAAACGGAAAATTATCAAAACGTGATGGTGATAAAATGGGATTCCCAGTATTTCCTTTAGAATGGAAAACGGAAGAAGGAACTTCATCAGGTTACAGAGAAAACGGATTTTTCCCAGAAGCTGTAATTAACTTTTTAGCTTTATTAGGATGGAATGACGGAACCGAACAAGAGATTTTCTCATTGGAAGAATTGGTAGAAAAATTTGATTTAAACCGAATTCACAAAGCGGGAGCGAAGTTTGATCCAGAGAAAAACAAATGGTTCAATCATCAGTATCTAATAGGGAAAAGTGATAAGGAATTAGCCGTAAATTTTTCTGAAAATTTAGAAAAAAGAGGTGTTTCTACGTCAATAGATTTAGAAAGAGTTGTATCCTTAATTAAAGAAAGAGCACATTTTGTGAATGAGTTTTGGGATTTAGCCGATTATTTCTTTGAAGCGCCAACAACTTACGATGAGAAAGCAGCAAAAAACTGGAAAGAAGAAACGCCGGTATTAATGCAACAAGTGATTTCTGAATTGAATAAAATAGAAAATTTTACTTCAGTTAACATAGAAACCTTATTAAAAGAATGGATGGCAACCAATGAAATTGGAATGGGGAAAGTAATGCAACCGTTACGATTGAGTTTAGTTGGAGCGCTTAAAGGTCCACATTTATTCGACATTATCGAAATGATAGGAAAAACCGAAACAGTGGAAAGAATTGAAAAAGCGATTGAGAGACTATAA
- a CDS encoding SPFH domain-containing protein: MEFIMFPIIFIGLIVLFSSFFTVKQQTVVVVERFGKFLSLRNSGLHLKIPVVDRIAGRVNLRIQQLDVIIETKTKDNVFVKMKVSVQFKVLQEKAYEAFYKLEYPHDQITSYVFDVVRAEVPKLKLDDVFERKDDIAVAVKRELNEAMTTYGYDIINTLITDIDPDIQVKNAMNRINAADREKTAAEYEAEAGRIRIVAKAKAEAESKRLQGQGIADQRREIARGLVESVDVLNKVGINSQEASALIVVTQHYDTLQAIGADANSNLILLPNSPQAGSDMLNNMVASFSASNQVGEMMKKGNIKKVAKKHQKDEFGTEGESEEV; this comes from the coding sequence ATGGAGTTTATCATGTTTCCAATTATCTTCATTGGATTAATTGTCCTTTTTTCTTCTTTCTTTACCGTGAAACAGCAAACTGTTGTAGTAGTAGAGCGCTTTGGAAAATTTCTTAGCCTTAGAAATTCAGGTTTACATTTAAAAATTCCAGTAGTAGATCGAATTGCTGGAAGAGTAAATTTAAGAATTCAACAATTAGATGTAATCATTGAAACTAAAACTAAAGATAACGTATTCGTTAAAATGAAAGTTTCAGTTCAGTTTAAAGTGTTACAAGAAAAAGCATACGAAGCGTTTTATAAATTAGAATATCCACACGACCAAATTACATCGTATGTATTTGACGTAGTGCGAGCTGAAGTTCCAAAATTAAAATTAGATGACGTTTTTGAACGTAAAGATGATATTGCAGTTGCCGTAAAACGTGAGTTAAACGAGGCAATGACGACTTATGGATATGACATCATCAATACATTAATTACAGATATTGATCCAGATATTCAAGTTAAAAATGCGATGAACCGTATTAATGCGGCAGACCGTGAAAAAACAGCTGCAGAATATGAAGCTGAAGCTGGAAGAATTAGAATTGTTGCTAAAGCTAAAGCTGAAGCAGAAAGCAAAAGACTTCAAGGTCAAGGTATTGCTGATCAAAGAAGAGAAATTGCTCGTGGTTTAGTAGAATCGGTTGATGTATTAAACAAAGTGGGAATTAATTCTCAAGAAGCTTCGGCTTTAATTGTGGTAACGCAACATTATGACACATTACAAGCAATTGGTGCAGATGCAAATTCTAATTTAATTTTATTACCAAATTCACCACAAGCAGGAAGTGACATGTTGAATAATATGGTAGCGTCTTTTAGTGCATCAAACCAAGTAGGTGAAATGATGAAAAAAGGAAACATCAAAAAAGTTGCAAAGAAACATCAAAAAGATGAATTTGGAACTGAAGGCGAATCTGAAGAAGTATAA
- a CDS encoding LTA synthase family protein — protein MKNLRYLKPIVSFFLIGLCITTISRILLFFIFKERVVENPNYGQLFLIGLRFDLILMSYIAFLPAVLLSLLPDSVLQYIKKFFNIYFIFFLFLFLLMELSTLDFINQYDTRPNRLFLDYLIYPKEVVGTLLKSYLPSLIITTILLNSALFFALKFGKKLFYPQESNYKTKLLLFLVVSFFLFWGARGSLTTKRPINTSNAIFCSDQMTNSLGLNSFYTVAFAAYSMKNEGDVKKYGKMDELEAYSRVKKYMDVTEFLPGEVPFLHLQKPDVSQPNYNVVVFLQESLGAEYVGCLNGLPLTPELDKLSKEGLLFTNLYCTGTRSVRGIEQVTAGFLPNPSESIVKLSGSQQGFFTLADAFGRHNYDTSFIYGGMANFDNMASFFNGNGFKNIIDETDFDADGKKYAMKGTWGYSDEDLAVKANEYYKSLGKKPFFSLMFSTSNHEPFEFPDGRIKLYEQPKNTVHNAMKYADFSIGKFFELAKKEAYFKNTIFVVIADHNTRTYGKNLVPVNKFHIPALIIAPNVEKGITYDNLASQMDIPSTVLALSGITTKTPMVGRNLLKLPKGTKGRTIMLFHETYAFRVDDDIVILNPNAKPLQFKVKSDTELIPVALNKELAKDALAHIVASSNMYKNRVYKID, from the coding sequence ATGAAGAATTTACGTTACCTTAAACCTATAGTTAGTTTTTTCTTAATCGGTTTGTGTATAACCACCATTAGTAGAATTCTCTTGTTTTTTATTTTCAAAGAACGGGTTGTTGAGAATCCAAACTATGGACAATTGTTTTTAATTGGTCTTCGTTTTGATTTAATTCTTATGAGTTACATTGCTTTTTTACCAGCGGTGTTACTTTCTTTACTTCCAGATTCGGTGTTACAATACATTAAAAAATTCTTCAATATTTACTTTATTTTCTTCTTGTTTTTGTTCCTACTAATGGAATTATCAACATTAGATTTTATTAATCAATACGATACACGTCCAAATCGTTTGTTTTTAGATTATTTAATTTATCCAAAAGAAGTGGTTGGAACACTTTTAAAAAGTTATTTACCTTCATTAATTATAACTACTATTTTATTAAACAGTGCTTTATTTTTTGCTTTAAAATTTGGTAAAAAATTATTTTATCCTCAAGAAAGTAACTATAAAACTAAATTGCTTTTATTTTTAGTTGTTTCATTTTTCTTGTTTTGGGGTGCTCGAGGTAGTTTAACAACTAAACGACCTATAAATACTAGTAATGCTATTTTTTGTTCGGATCAAATGACAAACTCATTGGGATTAAACTCGTTTTACACCGTTGCTTTTGCTGCTTATTCTATGAAGAATGAAGGGGATGTAAAAAAATATGGAAAAATGGATGAATTAGAAGCTTACAGCCGTGTAAAAAAATATATGGATGTAACCGAATTTCTTCCAGGAGAAGTTCCTTTTTTACATCTTCAAAAACCAGATGTTTCTCAACCTAATTACAATGTTGTTGTTTTTTTACAAGAAAGTTTAGGTGCCGAATATGTGGGATGTTTAAATGGTTTGCCACTAACTCCTGAATTAGATAAACTATCAAAAGAAGGATTATTGTTTACTAATTTATATTGTACAGGAACACGAAGTGTGCGTGGAATTGAGCAAGTAACTGCTGGATTTTTACCCAATCCTTCTGAAAGTATTGTAAAACTTAGTGGTTCTCAACAAGGATTTTTTACGTTAGCAGACGCTTTTGGTCGTCATAATTATGATACTAGTTTCATTTATGGAGGAATGGCTAATTTTGATAATATGGCTTCTTTTTTTAACGGAAATGGTTTTAAAAATATAATTGATGAAACTGATTTTGATGCCGATGGTAAAAAATATGCCATGAAAGGAACTTGGGGATATTCTGATGAAGATTTAGCAGTTAAAGCAAACGAATACTACAAAAGCCTTGGTAAAAAACCATTCTTTTCATTAATGTTTTCTACTTCAAATCATGAGCCTTTTGAGTTTCCTGATGGAAGAATTAAATTGTATGAACAACCAAAAAACACAGTGCACAACGCAATGAAATATGCCGATTTTTCAATTGGTAAATTCTTTGAATTGGCTAAAAAAGAAGCCTATTTCAAAAACACTATTTTTGTAGTAATAGCTGATCATAACACTAGAACATATGGTAAGAATTTAGTTCCAGTTAATAAATTTCATATTCCAGCTTTAATCATTGCTCCTAATGTTGAAAAAGGAATTACTTATGATAATTTAGCAAGTCAAATGGATATTCCATCAACAGTTTTAGCTTTGTCTGGAATAACTACTAAAACTCCAATGGTTGGAAGAAATTTATTAAAATTACCAAAAGGCACAAAAGGAAGAACCATTATGTTATTCCATGAAACATATGCCTTTAGAGTAGATGACGATATTGTTATCTTAAATCCAAATGCAAAACCATTACAATTTAAAGTAAAAAGTGACACCGAATTAATCCCAGTTGCTTTAAATAAAGAATTAGCCAAAGATGCTTTAGCGCATATTGTAGCATCAAGCAATATGTATAAAAATAGAGTGTATAAAATCGATTAA
- the mnmG gene encoding tRNA uridine-5-carboxymethylaminomethyl(34) synthesis enzyme MnmG, with protein sequence MFLNQYDVIVVGAGHAGCEAAAAAANMGCSTLLVTMNLQNIAQMSCNPAMGGIAKGQIVREIDALGGYSGIVSDKTSIQFKMLNKSKGPAMWSPRVQSDRMRFSDEWRTMLENTFNLDFYQEMVAGLLSENGKILGVKTSLGVEIKAKSVVLTNGTFLNGLIHIGDKQFGGGRAGESASFGITEDLVKLGFESGRMKTGTPPRVDGRSLDFSKMTEQPGDDVPEKFSYSNLTAPLKTQRSCWMSYTSLEVHDILREGFDRSPMFNGRIKSLGPRYCPSIEDKINRFADKERHQLFVEPEGWTTCEYYINGFSTSLPEDIQFKALRSVAGFENVKFFRPGYAIEYDYFPPTQLQHTLETKLVEGLYFAGQINGTTGYEEAASQGLMAGINAALKVQNREPFILKRDEAYIGVLIDDLITKGTEEPYRMFTSRAEYRTLLRQDNADFRLTPKAFEIGLAKEDRLIRMEQKFSQSDAMVNFFRETSLKPEEANPILEAKGSAPMSQPDKMFKVFSRPQLDLEDFRKFKKVAAYIEEHDLDQEVVEQAEIQVKYSGYIEKEKNNADKLTRLEDMVIPDNFNFDKIQSISIEAKQKLNKIRPRTIAQASRISGVSPSDISVLLIYMGR encoded by the coding sequence ATGTTTTTAAATCAATATGATGTAATTGTTGTGGGTGCTGGTCACGCCGGTTGTGAAGCTGCTGCTGCTGCTGCCAACATGGGGTGTTCTACGCTTTTGGTGACAATGAATCTTCAAAACATTGCACAGATGTCGTGTAATCCTGCTATGGGTGGAATTGCAAAAGGACAAATTGTGCGTGAGATTGATGCCTTGGGTGGATACTCTGGAATTGTTTCAGACAAGACCTCAATCCAATTCAAGATGTTGAATAAATCAAAAGGTCCTGCGATGTGGTCGCCAAGAGTACAATCGGACAGAATGCGTTTTTCAGACGAGTGGAGAACAATGTTGGAGAATACGTTTAACCTGGATTTTTACCAAGAAATGGTGGCTGGTCTATTATCTGAGAATGGAAAGATTCTTGGAGTGAAAACTTCACTTGGCGTGGAAATCAAAGCAAAGTCTGTTGTGTTGACAAACGGAACTTTTTTGAATGGTTTGATTCATATTGGTGACAAACAATTTGGTGGTGGTCGCGCCGGAGAAAGTGCTTCTTTTGGAATCACAGAAGATTTAGTGAAATTAGGTTTCGAATCAGGAAGAATGAAAACAGGAACACCTCCACGAGTTGATGGTCGTTCTTTAGATTTTTCTAAAATGACAGAACAACCAGGTGATGATGTTCCAGAAAAGTTTTCCTATTCTAATTTAACCGCTCCATTAAAAACACAACGTTCTTGTTGGATGTCGTATACTTCATTAGAAGTGCACGATATTTTACGTGAAGGTTTTGACAGAAGTCCAATGTTCAACGGAAGAATAAAAAGTTTAGGTCCGAGATATTGTCCGTCTATTGAAGATAAGATTAATCGTTTTGCAGATAAAGAAAGACATCAGCTTTTTGTAGAACCAGAAGGTTGGACAACTTGCGAATATTATATCAACGGATTTTCAACTTCGTTACCAGAAGATATTCAATTCAAAGCATTACGTTCAGTCGCTGGTTTTGAAAATGTGAAATTTTTCAGACCAGGTTATGCTATTGAATATGATTACTTCCCTCCTACACAATTGCAACACACTTTAGAAACTAAATTAGTGGAAGGTTTGTATTTTGCAGGGCAAATTAATGGAACAACAGGCTACGAAGAAGCGGCTTCTCAAGGTTTAATGGCAGGAATTAATGCTGCATTAAAAGTTCAGAACAGAGAACCGTTTATCTTAAAAAGAGATGAAGCGTATATTGGTGTTTTAATTGACGACTTAATTACAAAAGGAACAGAAGAACCCTATCGTATGTTTACTTCTCGTGCTGAGTATAGAACATTACTGCGTCAAGACAATGCTGATTTTAGATTAACACCTAAAGCATTTGAAATTGGTTTAGCGAAAGAAGATCGTTTGATTCGTATGGAACAAAAATTTTCTCAATCGGATGCTATGGTGAATTTCTTTAGAGAAACAAGTTTAAAACCCGAAGAAGCAAACCCGATTTTAGAAGCTAAAGGTTCTGCTCCGATGAGTCAACCGGATAAAATGTTTAAAGTTTTTTCACGTCCCCAATTGGATTTGGAAGATTTTAGAAAGTTTAAAAAAGTAGCGGCTTATATTGAAGAGCACGATTTAGATCAAGAAGTAGTTGAGCAAGCTGAAATCCAAGTGAAGTATTCAGGTTATATTGAAAAGGAAAAAAACAATGCCGATAAATTAACACGTTTAGAAGACATGGTTATTCCAGATAATTTCAATTTCGATAAAATCCAATCCATTTCAATTGAAGCAAAACAAAAATTAAATAAAATACGACCAAGAACTATTGCACAAGCATCACGTATTAGCGGTGTTTCGCCAAGTGATATTTCTGTGTTGTTAATATACATGGGAAGATAG
- the ybeY gene encoding rRNA maturation RNase YbeY, translating to MISFNYETDFELENEAHYEDWISRIIHSEGFDEGEINYIFCDDEYLHKINVEYLDHDTLTDIISFDYTVGNLIQGDIFVSIERVQDNASDFNVSFEEELKRVLSHGVLHYCGYKDKSPNDEALMRSKEDEKMQMFHVEH from the coding sequence ATGATTAGTTTTAATTACGAAACAGATTTCGAACTCGAAAACGAGGCGCATTATGAAGATTGGATTTCTCGTATTATTCATTCCGAAGGATTTGATGAAGGGGAAATCAATTATATTTTTTGTGATGACGAGTACCTACATAAAATTAATGTAGAATATTTAGATCACGATACTTTAACTGATATTATTAGTTTTGATTACACAGTAGGAAATTTAATACAAGGCGATATTTTTGTTTCTATAGAGCGAGTTCAAGATAATGCAAGCGATTTCAATGTTTCTTTTGAAGAAGAATTAAAGCGTGTATTATCTCATGGTGTTTTACACTACTGTGGTTACAAAGATAAATCTCCAAATGACGAAGCCTTAATGCGTTCGAAAGAAGATGAAAAAATGCAAATGTTTCACGTGGAACATTAA
- a CDS encoding GldM family protein has product MKYIFFLLFSLSIYAQDTIPASKSVIALDRMNVVYRGVPNPISFAVNNAKSYIIYGNGVSKKDDGKYVIRPGSGSETKVFVEIENFDGSKVVEEHVFRVINSSAPKGTLNGYYTNRGELLFTLNELKSAIVGVNFIEYFGNEIEVKQFNIKIPNQPTITVSGNTFSEEIVNLFKKVKKNDVIIIFDIKGVYAGKYDGLIKKPAPITFRIVKE; this is encoded by the coding sequence ATGAAATACATCTTTTTTCTTTTATTTTCTCTATCAATTTACGCTCAAGACACCATTCCAGCTTCAAAAAGTGTTATTGCTTTAGATAGAATGAATGTGGTTTATCGTGGTGTTCCTAATCCTATTTCATTTGCGGTTAACAATGCTAAATCATATATTATTTACGGAAATGGTGTTTCAAAAAAGGATGATGGAAAATATGTTATTCGTCCAGGCTCAGGTAGTGAAACTAAAGTATTTGTTGAAATAGAAAATTTTGATGGTTCTAAAGTTGTTGAAGAACATGTTTTTAGGGTTATAAATTCATCTGCACCAAAAGGAACATTAAACGGTTATTATACTAATAGAGGAGAGTTGCTATTTACTTTAAATGAGTTAAAAAGCGCTATTGTTGGTGTAAATTTTATAGAATATTTTGGAAATGAAATTGAAGTAAAACAATTTAATATAAAAATTCCTAATCAACCAACGATTACAGTCTCAGGAAATACTTTTTCAGAAGAAATTGTTAATCTTTTTAAAAAAGTTAAAAAGAATGATGTGATAATCATTTTTGATATTAAAGGTGTATACGCAGGAAAATATGACGGTTTAATAAAAAAACCAGCACCTATAACTTTTAGAATTGTAAAAGAATAA
- a CDS encoding glutamine--tRNA ligase/YqeY domain fusion protein: MSTEEKSLNFIEQIIEEDLKNGLTTDKLRFRFPPEPNGYLHVGHASAICLNFGLGIDYKAPVNLRFDDTNPSKEEQEYVDAIKRDVEWLGFEWDKECYASDYFQQLYDWAVELIKKDKAYVDSQTSEEMAQQKGTPTQPGTDSPYRNRSIEENLDLFTRMKNGEFEKGTHVLRAKISMGANNMLMRDPIIYRIMHAHHHRTGNDWCIYPMYDWAHGESDYLEQISHSFCTLEFLPHRELYDWFLNQIYDETKVRPKQREFARRNLSHTVVSKRKLLQLVEEKHVTGWDDPRMSTISGMRRRGYTPNSIVNFANTIGIAKRDNLIDVSLLEFCVREDLNKIAPRVMAVLDPVKLVITNYPNGQEEWLEAENNPEEEVMTYRKVPFSKELYIERDDFQEEAHKKFFRLTLGTEVRLKNAYIIKGESVVKDENGKITEIHVTYDVDSKSGSGTEASQRKVKGTIHWVSIPHAKEAEVRVYDRLFTNESPDKDKEVDFKEFINPNSLKVITGYVEPSLVTSKELDHFQFQRLGYFCVDRDSTAEKLVFNKTVGLRDTWAKISEQ, encoded by the coding sequence ATGTCAACAGAAGAAAAATCATTGAATTTTATAGAACAAATCATTGAAGAAGATTTAAAAAATGGTTTGACAACAGATAAATTACGTTTTCGTTTTCCACCAGAACCAAATGGGTATTTACACGTGGGTCATGCCAGTGCAATATGTTTAAATTTTGGTTTAGGAATCGATTATAAAGCGCCAGTAAACCTTCGTTTCGACGATACCAATCCCTCTAAAGAAGAACAAGAATACGTTGATGCTATTAAGCGCGATGTAGAATGGCTTGGTTTTGAATGGGATAAAGAATGTTATGCTTCCGATTATTTCCAACAATTATACGATTGGGCAGTGGAATTAATCAAGAAAGATAAAGCGTATGTAGATAGCCAAACTTCGGAAGAAATGGCGCAACAAAAAGGAACGCCTACACAACCTGGTACTGATTCTCCTTACAGAAATCGTTCTATCGAAGAGAATTTAGATTTATTTACTCGTATGAAAAACGGTGAATTCGAAAAGGGAACTCACGTTTTGCGTGCTAAAATTTCAATGGGTGCAAACAATATGTTGATGCGTGATCCTATTATTTACCGTATCATGCACGCACATCACCACAGAACAGGAAACGATTGGTGTATTTATCCAATGTACGACTGGGCACATGGTGAAAGTGATTATTTAGAGCAAATTTCACATTCTTTTTGTACGTTAGAATTCTTGCCTCATCGTGAATTATATGATTGGTTTTTGAATCAAATTTATGATGAAACTAAAGTACGTCCCAAACAAAGAGAATTTGCGCGTAGAAATTTATCACATACGGTTGTTTCTAAACGTAAATTATTGCAATTAGTTGAAGAAAAGCACGTTACAGGTTGGGATGATCCACGAATGAGTACTATTTCTGGAATGAGAAGACGCGGTTATACACCAAATTCTATCGTAAATTTTGCTAACACAATTGGAATTGCTAAACGTGATAATTTGATTGATGTTTCACTTTTAGAATTTTGTGTTCGTGAAGATTTGAACAAAATTGCTCCTCGTGTAATGGCCGTTTTAGATCCAGTGAAATTAGTAATTACTAATTATCCAAATGGTCAAGAAGAATGGTTAGAAGCTGAAAATAATCCGGAAGAAGAAGTAATGACCTACAGAAAAGTGCCTTTTTCTAAAGAATTATATATCGAAAGAGATGATTTTCAAGAAGAAGCACATAAGAAATTTTTCCGATTAACTTTAGGAACTGAAGTACGTTTGAAAAATGCGTATATCATTAAAGGTGAATCAGTTGTAAAAGATGAAAACGGAAAAATTACAGAAATTCATGTTACTTACGATGTAGATTCTAAATCTGGAAGTGGAACTGAAGCGAGTCAAAGAAAAGTAAAAGGGACCATTCATTGGGTTTCTATTCCTCATGCAAAAGAAGCAGAAGTTCGTGTGTATGATAGATTATTCACCAACGAAAGTCCAGATAAAGATAAAGAAGTTGATTTTAAAGAATTTATCAATCCAAATTCATTAAAAGTAATTACAGGTTATGTGGAACCAAGTTTAGTTACTTCAAAAGAATTAGATCATTTTCAATTTCAACGTTTAGGCTATTTTTGTGTCGATAGAGATTCTACCGCTGAAAAATTAGTTTTTAATAAAACAGTTGGATTACGAGATACTTGGGCAAAAATTTCAGAACAATAA